A genomic region of bacterium contains the following coding sequences:
- a CDS encoding aminotransferase class V-fold PLP-dependent enzyme: MRISLDNIREHIVGWDKKVPLATGGTRRYVYLDNAASTPALAPVRDKVNELIGWYSSIHRGTGFKSAVATHAYERARQVILDLVGAGENDYIAVFSSNTTEALNKLACSLGYPEDPVVLVSPLEHHSNDLPWRRYAELAYLPISAGGVVDLAATRRLVESLADRLALIAVTGASNVTGLLVPVHELAKIAHANGVRILVDGAQLAPHLPLSVDPGEPGAHLDYVVIAGHKMYAPYGGAALIGRRDALEACGPACRGGGTVKLVTRDDVVWADMPDRLEPGTPNFVGAVAMAVAAKTLETLGYDAIRRRENEMTKRLLEGLLAVPGITIYGSSDTTALDGRLGVVSFNLDGIPHQLVAAVLAFEGGIGVRNGCFCAQPYVAELLGLGREEFARLAGEMLTDGDRRRIPGMVRASLGIYNDEEDVDHFLAELARLAEKGPRLDYTQDTATGAFHPEGYAPDLDRHFVL; the protein is encoded by the coding sequence TTGCGAATTTCTCTGGATAACATCCGCGAGCACATAGTCGGATGGGATAAAAAGGTCCCCCTGGCCACGGGCGGCACGCGGCGCTACGTCTATCTGGACAACGCCGCCAGCACACCGGCCCTGGCCCCGGTGCGGGACAAGGTGAACGAGCTCATCGGCTGGTACTCCTCGATCCACCGCGGCACCGGCTTCAAGAGCGCCGTGGCCACCCACGCCTACGAGCGGGCCCGGCAGGTGATACTCGACCTCGTCGGCGCCGGGGAAAACGACTACATCGCCGTCTTCAGCTCCAACACCACCGAGGCGCTCAACAAGCTGGCCTGCTCTCTGGGCTATCCCGAGGACCCAGTGGTTCTGGTGAGCCCGCTGGAGCACCACTCCAACGATCTGCCCTGGCGGCGGTACGCCGAACTGGCGTACCTCCCCATTTCCGCGGGAGGCGTCGTTGACCTGGCCGCCACCCGCAGACTCGTGGAGAGCCTCGCCGACCGTCTGGCTCTGATTGCGGTCACCGGGGCGAGCAACGTGACGGGCCTGCTGGTCCCGGTTCACGAGCTGGCGAAGATAGCCCACGCGAACGGGGTGAGGATTCTGGTGGACGGCGCCCAGCTCGCTCCGCACCTGCCACTCAGCGTGGACCCGGGCGAGCCGGGGGCGCATCTCGACTACGTCGTCATCGCCGGGCACAAGATGTACGCCCCCTACGGCGGCGCGGCGCTCATCGGTCGGAGGGACGCCCTCGAGGCCTGCGGTCCGGCCTGCCGGGGCGGCGGCACGGTGAAGCTCGTCACCCGCGACGACGTCGTGTGGGCCGACATGCCCGACCGGCTGGAGCCGGGCACGCCCAACTTCGTCGGCGCGGTCGCCATGGCGGTGGCGGCTAAAACGCTCGAGACGCTGGGTTACGACGCGATTCGACGTCGAGAGAACGAGATGACGAAACGGCTGCTGGAAGGTTTGCTCGCGGTGCCCGGCATTACAATCTACGGCTCGTCCGACACGACCGCGCTCGACGGGCGGTTGGGGGTGGTCAGCTTCAACCTCGACGGGATACCGCACCAGCTCGTCGCCGCCGTTCTGGCCTTCGAGGGCGGCATCGGGGTCCGCAACGGCTGCTTCTGCGCCCAGCCCTACGTCGCGGAGCTTCTGGGGTTGGGAAGGGAGGAATTCGCCCGGCTGGCGGGGGAGATGCTGACCGACGGCGACCGACGCCGGATACCCGGCATGGTGCGGGCCAGCCTTGGTATCTACAATGATGAAGAGGATGTAGACCACTTCCTCGCCGAGCTCGCGCGCCTGGCGGAAAAAGGCCCACGGCTCGACTACACGCAGGACACGGCCACCGGCGCCTTCCACCCCGAGGGCTACGCACCCGATCTCGATCGCCACTTCGTCCTCTGA
- the buk gene encoding butyrate kinase, translating to MAEKILVINPGATSTKIAVYDGEKMSFSEVVRHHDDQLSSFSSILDQLEYRKNLILEVLGKIGLSPKDLDATVGRGGAFKPMVSGTYKVNKAMVSDVLTGKVAAEHASNLGSLLAFEIAKPHGIPAFIVDPVSVDEFDDVARLSGLPELERKSLSHALNLKAVARRAAEKLKKPYDKLNLVIAHLGTGISVSAHRRGKMIDVNNANDGGPFSPQRAGGLPTTGLIKLCFSGKYSAAELKNRVVGQGGLVAYLGTDDMFEIDRRVEAGDKNSKRVLDAMAYQVAKECGAMAAALGGKPDAVVITGGIAKSKPFADLLLPRIKWLGEVIVYPGEDEMGALARGTLRVLRGEEKSKVYK from the coding sequence ATGGCTGAAAAGATACTCGTGATCAACCCCGGTGCCACCTCGACCAAGATCGCCGTATACGACGGCGAGAAGATGAGCTTCAGCGAGGTGGTCAGGCACCACGACGACCAACTCTCGTCTTTTTCGAGCATCCTGGACCAGCTCGAGTACCGCAAGAACCTCATCCTCGAGGTTTTGGGCAAAATCGGCCTCTCCCCGAAGGACCTCGACGCGACGGTGGGCCGGGGCGGGGCTTTCAAGCCCATGGTCTCGGGCACGTACAAGGTCAACAAGGCGATGGTCTCGGACGTGCTCACGGGCAAAGTGGCCGCCGAGCACGCCAGCAACCTCGGCAGCCTTCTGGCTTTCGAGATAGCCAAGCCCCACGGCATCCCGGCCTTCATCGTTGACCCGGTGAGCGTGGACGAGTTCGACGACGTGGCGCGGCTGAGCGGCCTGCCGGAGCTGGAGCGCAAGTCCCTCTCCCACGCCCTGAACCTCAAGGCCGTCGCCCGCCGGGCGGCCGAAAAGCTGAAGAAGCCCTACGATAAGCTGAACCTGGTAATCGCCCACCTGGGTACCGGCATCAGTGTCTCCGCGCATCGCCGGGGGAAGATGATTGACGTGAACAACGCCAACGACGGTGGACCCTTCTCCCCCCAGCGCGCGGGCGGCCTGCCCACAACCGGCCTGATCAAGCTCTGCTTCTCCGGCAAATACTCAGCCGCCGAGCTCAAGAACCGGGTCGTGGGCCAGGGCGGGCTCGTGGCTTACCTGGGCACCGACGACATGTTCGAGATAGACCGCCGGGTGGAGGCGGGCGACAAGAACTCCAAGCGCGTGCTCGACGCCATGGCGTACCAGGTGGCCAAGGAGTGCGGCGCCATGGCCGCCGCCCTGGGAGGCAAGCCCGACGCCGTGGTCATCACCGGCGGGATCGCCAAGAGCAAACCCTTTGCGGATCTGCTCCTGCCGCGGATAAAATGGCTGGGCGAAGTTATCGTCTATCCGGGCGAGGACGAGATGGGAGCCCTGGCGCGTGGAACTCTCCGTGTCCTGCGCGGCGAGGAGAAGTCGAAGGTCTACAAGTAG
- a CDS encoding SIS domain-containing protein → MPLKLPGNGMVGATAAQMRRWAESLPEQLAYEAPGLDGLRAPKRPPGRVLVAGMGGSGVSAKFLEALSHKNSTPVIPWPWSGVPSWLSRDDALLAISHSGETAETLATLREGMDSGAAVVGISTGGKLGAFLTEKGLPLLTVPGGMPPRAAFGFLLGTGLHAVERLTGEKLWESGKVVAALKRLRDGLSAGGYTDIEELARKLKDRPLVVYGTCPLTAAAAVRLKQQLNENAKMYAWSGTLPELAHNEIEGAGPGEPPRRLCLTLTDAPPLDEVLRDGVQTIFLKGEGPEPLTAALGLVLRGDLLSLALARERNVEPGPVTRIEEFKRRA, encoded by the coding sequence GTGCCCTTAAAACTACCGGGGAACGGCATGGTCGGGGCGACGGCGGCGCAGATGCGGCGGTGGGCCGAAAGCCTGCCCGAACAGCTCGCCTACGAGGCTCCGGGGCTGGACGGCCTCCGTGCTCCGAAACGCCCGCCCGGGCGCGTCCTCGTCGCCGGAATGGGCGGCAGCGGCGTTTCCGCCAAATTCCTCGAAGCACTGTCCCATAAAAACAGCACCCCCGTCATCCCCTGGCCCTGGTCGGGGGTCCCGAGTTGGCTCTCCCGTGACGACGCCCTGCTGGCGATTTCCCATTCCGGCGAGACTGCGGAAACTCTGGCCACGCTCCGGGAGGGGATGGATAGCGGCGCCGCGGTGGTCGGCATTTCCACCGGCGGGAAGCTCGGCGCGTTTTTAACGGAAAAGGGTCTGCCCCTCCTCACCGTGCCCGGCGGAATGCCGCCCCGGGCCGCCTTCGGCTTCCTCCTGGGCACCGGCCTGCACGCCGTGGAGCGGCTGACCGGCGAAAAACTTTGGGAGTCGGGGAAAGTCGTCGCGGCGCTGAAGCGTCTGCGCGACGGGCTCTCCGCCGGCGGTTACACCGACATCGAGGAGCTGGCCCGGAAGTTGAAGGACCGCCCCCTGGTCGTCTACGGCACCTGCCCGCTAACCGCCGCCGCCGCGGTGCGCCTGAAGCAACAGTTGAACGAGAACGCCAAGATGTACGCCTGGTCCGGCACGCTGCCCGAGCTGGCCCACAACGAGATAGAGGGCGCCGGACCGGGCGAGCCGCCTCGACGCCTCTGCCTGACACTGACCGACGCACCGCCGCTGGACGAGGTCCTCCGTGACGGCGTTCAAACCATCTTTCTCAAAGGAGAGGGTCCCGAACCGCTGACCGCCGCCCTGGGGCTGGTCCTCCGTGGAGACCTCCTCTCCCTGGCCCTGGCGCGGGAGCGGAATGTGGAACCGGGTCCCGTCACCCGGATCGAGGAGTTCAAGAGGCGGGCCTGA